A portion of the Sebastes fasciatus isolate fSebFas1 chromosome 2, fSebFas1.pri, whole genome shotgun sequence genome contains these proteins:
- the mical2a gene encoding F-actin-monooxygenase mical2b isoform X4, with amino-acid sequence MGETEEERDNVGKLFDDFVQASSCKGALQAFNVLCRRHDLDPADNDTFYSSLKAKVTSWKATALWSKLDKRMLHKEYKKGQACVGTKCLIIGGGPCGLRTAIELALMGAKVVVIEKRDSFSRNNVLHLWPYTIHDLRGLGAKKFYGKFCAGAIDHISIQKLQLVLLKVALIVAVEFHINVEFVKLLEPPEDQENEGVGWRAAIRPADHPVANFEFDVVVGADGRRNTLEGFKRKEFRGKLAIAITANFVNRNTTAEAKVEEISGVAFIFNQKFFLDLKEEAGIDLENIVYYRDNTHYFVMTAKKQSLLDKGVVINDYIDTEMLLCSENVNQEALLCYAREAADFGTNYQLPTLDFAMNHCGQPDVAMFDFTNMYASENAALVRERYGHQLLVALVGDSLLEPFWPMGTGCARGFLAALDTAWMVKSWAEGRTALEVLAERESIYRLLPQTTTENIAKNFDQYTSDPGTRYPNLNSSCVRPHQVRHLYVSGELNSCSLERSATIRRPVNLCRRESEIRPARLLTWCQKQTEGYRNVMITDLTSSWKSGMALCALIHRFKPQLIEFDSLNEEDHSANLQLAFDISEREFGIKSFTSVKELSDDQQLDKTRMITYLSKFYELFRGTPLPASGSRGVDENNEDYPSKEVRSNNNVLNLALPRKRVPKDEKKSDGSDPIYKRRRKFCSYLEEATNLSSNGSAVREDREPKENKVRSMASQLLAKFESTPSYTARKTQSDCERSSLLQTLDLAESLHIKLRPPVPPKPPPETQFEVSIRKAADHLVPPKTLPKPQLQPESQHPFSVVKLRHVDQTYAEMKAQPQPESADPPASSSSPSSCQSAIHFMSRVLQRLREVDEHVSEKKAQTQQAREFHTKSIKDKAVHLRGLFSAESSAGLKGGPVRRAFLPSGDKCHSCEKRVYMVERVCAEGLYFHRECFRCSTCSSSLRQGAHAFDSLQGKLYCKLHFDQRKNGTNLQRNFSLRSSRPGAGVQERCAVDGQSSESSSTADLQSPSSAAEAFYEACEPAGWLGDMTF; translated from the exons ATGggtgagacagaggaggagagggataaTGTGGGGAAGCTCTTTGATGACTTCGTCCAGGCCTCGAGCTGCAAGGGAGCCCTTCAGGCCTTCAACGTCCTTTGTAGGAGGCACGACCTTGACCCTGCAGACAATGACACCTTCTACAGCAGCCTGAAGGCGAAGGTCACCTCCTGGAAGGCCACGGCACTATGGAGTAAGCTGGACAAGAGGATGTTGCATAAGGAGTACAAGAAAGGCCAGGCCTGTGTGGGCACCAAG TGCCTGATCATCGGAGGAGGCCCCTGTGGCCTGCGGACGGCCATTGAGCTCGCTTTGATGGGCGCCAAAGTGGTGGTGATCGAGAAGAGAGACTCCTTCTCGAGGAACAACGTGCTGCACCTCTGGCCCTACACCATTCATGACCTGCGGGGCCTCGGGGCCAAAAAGTTTTACGGCAAATTCTGCGCCGGGGCCATAGACCACATCA GCATTCAGAAGCTGCAGCTGGTCCTACTGAAGGTCGCCCTGATTGTTGCAGTGGAGTTTCACATCAATGTCGAGTTTGTCAAGCTGTTGGAGCCTCCAGAGGATCAGGAAAATGAAG GGGTTGGGTGGAGGGCTGCAATCCGACCTGCTGATCACCCCGTGGCTAACTTTGAGTTTGACGTCGTGGTCGGGGCTGACGGACGCAGGAACACTCTGGAAG gtTTCAAAAGGAAGGAGTTCAGGGGGAAGCTGGCGATCGCCATCACAGCCAACTTTGTCAACAGGAACACTACTGCAGAGGCCAAAGTAGAGGAGATCAGCGGCGTGGCGTTCATCTTCAACCAGAAGTTCTTTCTTGACCTCAAAGAGGAAGCGG GTATCGATCTGGAGAACATCGTATACTACAGGGACAACACGCATTACTTTGTCATGACTGCCAAGAAACAGAGCCTGCTGGACAAGGGAGTCGTCATTAAT GATTACATAGACACCGAAATGCTGCTGTGCAGTGAAAATGTCAACCAGGAAGCTCTTCTGTGCTACGCCCGAGAAGCTGCTGACTTTGGCACCAACTACCAACTTCCCACGCTGGATTTTGCCATGAACCACTGCGGGCAGCCAGATGTAGCAATGTTTGACTTCACAAATATGTACGCCTCTGAGAACGCTGCTCTGGTCAGGGAGAGATATGGACACCAGTTGCTGGTAGCACTGGTTGGCGACAGTCTGCTAGAG CCCTTCTGGCCCATGGGGACGGGTTGCGCCAGAGGCTTCCTGGCTGCCCTTGACACAGCCTGGATGGTAAAGAGCTGGGCTGAGGGTCGGACAGCTCTGGAGGTGTTGGCAgagag GGAGAGTATTTACAGGCTACTTCCACAGACAACAACTGAAAACATTGCCAAAAACTTTGACCAGTACACCTCAGACCCTGGGACGCGATACCCCAACCTCAACTCCTCTTGTGTCAGACCTCACCAG GTGCGTCACTTGTACGTCAGCGGAGAGCTGAATTCCTGCTCTCTGGAGCGTTCTGCTACCATACGCCGGCCCGTCAATCTCTGCAGACGAG AGTCGGAGATCAGACCGGCGAGGCTTCTTACCTGGTGCCAGAAACAGACCGAGGGCTACAGGAATGTGATGATTACAGACTTGACGTCTTCTTGGAAAAGTGGCATGGCCCTCTGCGCCCTCATCCACAGGTTCAAACCCCAGCTGAT AGAGTTTGACTCGTTAAACGAGGAAGACCACTCCGCAAACCTCCAGCTGGCTTTTGACATCAGTGAGCGTGAATTTGGGATCAAATCCTTCACATCTGTGAAGGAGCTGAGTGACGATCAGCAGCTGGATAAGACCAGGATGATCACCTACCTGTCCAAGTTCTACGAGCTGTTCCGTGGCACACCTCTACCTGCCTCAg GTTCCAGAGGAGTGGATGAAAACAATGAAGATTATCCATCTAAGGAAGTCAGAAGTAATAATAATGTGCTTAATCTTGCACTGCCCAGGAAACGGGTCCCAAAG GATGAAAAGAAGTCAGACGGTTCAGATCCCATTTACAAAAGAAGGCGGAAATTCTGCAGTTATCTGGAGGAG GCTACCAATCTGTCCAGTAATGGCTCCGCAGTGCGAGAGGACAGAGAGCCCAAGGAAAACAAAGTGCGCTCAATGGCTTCTCAGTTGCTGGCCAAGTTTGAAAGCACACCCAGCTACACCGCCCGGAAAACACAG TCAGACTGCGAGAGGTCCTCTCTGCTGCAAACTCTTGACCTGGCTGAGAGTCTTCACATTAAACTCAGGCCTCCGGTCCCACCTAAACCTCCTCCTGAGACGCAG TTTGAAGTCAGTATCAGAAAAGCAGCAGACCACTTAGTGCCTCCAAAGACTCTACCTAAACCTCAGCTCCAGCCTGAGTCCCAGCATCCATTTTCTGTAGTGAAGCTCAGACATGTTGATCAGACGTACGCTGAGATGAAGGCCCAGCCTCAGCCTGAGAGTGCAGACCcccctgcttcttcttcttctccctcctcctgccAATCCGCAATCCATTTCATGTCAAGAGTCCTCCAGCGCCTCAGGGAGGTGGATGAACACGTCTCTGAG AAAAAAGCTCAGACACAACAGGCTAGAGAGTTTCACACAAAGAGTATAAAGGACAAGGCTGTTCACCTTAGAGGGTTGTTCTCAGCAGAAAGCTCTGCTGGACTCAAG GGCGGCCCAGTACGAAGGGCGTTCCTCCCGTCGGGTGACAAGTGTCACTCATGCGAGAAGCGTGTTTATATGGTGGAGAGGGTCTGTGCCGAGGGGCTCTACTTCCACAGGGAGTGTTTCCGCTGTTCCACCTGCAGCTCGTCCCTGCGACAGGGAGCTCATGCCTTCGACTCTCTACAGG GGAAATTGTATTGCAAACTTCATTTTGATCAACGCAAAAATGGGACAAACCTACAGAGGAACTTTTCTCTACGTTCA AGTCGTCCTGGAGCTGGAGTTCAGGAGCGATGTGCCGTTGATGGACAGAGCTCCGAGTCCAGCAGCACAGCAGACCTGCAGAGTCCATCCTCAGCAG CTGAAGCCTTTTATGAAGCGTGTGAGCCCGCTGGATGGTTAGGAGACATGACGTTTTGA
- the mical2a gene encoding F-actin-monooxygenase mical2b isoform X5, translated as MGETEEERDNVGKLFDDFVQASSCKGALQAFNVLCRRHDLDPADNDTFYSSLKAKVTSWKATALWSKLDKRMLHKEYKKGQACVGTKCLIIGGGPCGLRTAIELALMGAKVVVIEKRDSFSRNNVLHLWPYTIHDLRGLGAKKFYGKFCAGAIDHISIQKLQLVLLKVALIVAVEFHINVEFVKLLEPPEDQENEGVGWRAAIRPADHPVANFEFDVVVGADGRRNTLEGFKRKEFRGKLAIAITANFVNRNTTAEAKVEEISGVAFIFNQKFFLDLKEEAGIDLENIVYYRDNTHYFVMTAKKQSLLDKGVVINDYIDTEMLLCSENVNQEALLCYAREAADFGTNYQLPTLDFAMNHCGQPDVAMFDFTNMYASENAALVRERYGHQLLVALVGDSLLEPFWPMGTGCARGFLAALDTAWMVKSWAEGRTALEVLAERESIYRLLPQTTTENIAKNFDQYTSDPGTRYPNLNSSCVRPHQVRHLYVSGELNSCSLERSATIRRPVNLCRRESEIRPARLLTWCQKQTEGYRNVMITDLTSSWKSGMALCALIHRFKPQLIEFDSLNEEDHSANLQLAFDISEREFGIKSFTSVKELSDDQQLDKTRMITYLSKFYELFRGTPLPASGSRGVDENNEDYPSKEVRSNNNVLNLALPRKRVPKDEKKSDGSDPIYKRRRKFCSYLEEATNLSSNGSAVREDREPKENKVRSMASQLLAKFESTPSYTARKTQSDCERSSLLQTLDLAESLHIKLRPPVPPKPPPETQFEVSIRKAADHLVPPKTLPKPQLQPESQHPFSVVKLRHVDQTYAEMKAQPQPESADPPASSSSPSSCQSAIHFMSRVLQRLREVDEHVSEKKAQTQQAREFHTKSIKDKAVHLRGLFSAESSAGLKGGPVRRAFLPSGDKCHSCEKRVYMVERVCAEGLYFHRECFRCSTCSSSLRQGAHAFDSLQGKLYCKLHFDQRKNGTNLQRNFSLRSSRPGAGVQERCAVDGQSSESSSTADLQSPSSAAFIDY; from the exons ATGggtgagacagaggaggagagggataaTGTGGGGAAGCTCTTTGATGACTTCGTCCAGGCCTCGAGCTGCAAGGGAGCCCTTCAGGCCTTCAACGTCCTTTGTAGGAGGCACGACCTTGACCCTGCAGACAATGACACCTTCTACAGCAGCCTGAAGGCGAAGGTCACCTCCTGGAAGGCCACGGCACTATGGAGTAAGCTGGACAAGAGGATGTTGCATAAGGAGTACAAGAAAGGCCAGGCCTGTGTGGGCACCAAG TGCCTGATCATCGGAGGAGGCCCCTGTGGCCTGCGGACGGCCATTGAGCTCGCTTTGATGGGCGCCAAAGTGGTGGTGATCGAGAAGAGAGACTCCTTCTCGAGGAACAACGTGCTGCACCTCTGGCCCTACACCATTCATGACCTGCGGGGCCTCGGGGCCAAAAAGTTTTACGGCAAATTCTGCGCCGGGGCCATAGACCACATCA GCATTCAGAAGCTGCAGCTGGTCCTACTGAAGGTCGCCCTGATTGTTGCAGTGGAGTTTCACATCAATGTCGAGTTTGTCAAGCTGTTGGAGCCTCCAGAGGATCAGGAAAATGAAG GGGTTGGGTGGAGGGCTGCAATCCGACCTGCTGATCACCCCGTGGCTAACTTTGAGTTTGACGTCGTGGTCGGGGCTGACGGACGCAGGAACACTCTGGAAG gtTTCAAAAGGAAGGAGTTCAGGGGGAAGCTGGCGATCGCCATCACAGCCAACTTTGTCAACAGGAACACTACTGCAGAGGCCAAAGTAGAGGAGATCAGCGGCGTGGCGTTCATCTTCAACCAGAAGTTCTTTCTTGACCTCAAAGAGGAAGCGG GTATCGATCTGGAGAACATCGTATACTACAGGGACAACACGCATTACTTTGTCATGACTGCCAAGAAACAGAGCCTGCTGGACAAGGGAGTCGTCATTAAT GATTACATAGACACCGAAATGCTGCTGTGCAGTGAAAATGTCAACCAGGAAGCTCTTCTGTGCTACGCCCGAGAAGCTGCTGACTTTGGCACCAACTACCAACTTCCCACGCTGGATTTTGCCATGAACCACTGCGGGCAGCCAGATGTAGCAATGTTTGACTTCACAAATATGTACGCCTCTGAGAACGCTGCTCTGGTCAGGGAGAGATATGGACACCAGTTGCTGGTAGCACTGGTTGGCGACAGTCTGCTAGAG CCCTTCTGGCCCATGGGGACGGGTTGCGCCAGAGGCTTCCTGGCTGCCCTTGACACAGCCTGGATGGTAAAGAGCTGGGCTGAGGGTCGGACAGCTCTGGAGGTGTTGGCAgagag GGAGAGTATTTACAGGCTACTTCCACAGACAACAACTGAAAACATTGCCAAAAACTTTGACCAGTACACCTCAGACCCTGGGACGCGATACCCCAACCTCAACTCCTCTTGTGTCAGACCTCACCAG GTGCGTCACTTGTACGTCAGCGGAGAGCTGAATTCCTGCTCTCTGGAGCGTTCTGCTACCATACGCCGGCCCGTCAATCTCTGCAGACGAG AGTCGGAGATCAGACCGGCGAGGCTTCTTACCTGGTGCCAGAAACAGACCGAGGGCTACAGGAATGTGATGATTACAGACTTGACGTCTTCTTGGAAAAGTGGCATGGCCCTCTGCGCCCTCATCCACAGGTTCAAACCCCAGCTGAT AGAGTTTGACTCGTTAAACGAGGAAGACCACTCCGCAAACCTCCAGCTGGCTTTTGACATCAGTGAGCGTGAATTTGGGATCAAATCCTTCACATCTGTGAAGGAGCTGAGTGACGATCAGCAGCTGGATAAGACCAGGATGATCACCTACCTGTCCAAGTTCTACGAGCTGTTCCGTGGCACACCTCTACCTGCCTCAg GTTCCAGAGGAGTGGATGAAAACAATGAAGATTATCCATCTAAGGAAGTCAGAAGTAATAATAATGTGCTTAATCTTGCACTGCCCAGGAAACGGGTCCCAAAG GATGAAAAGAAGTCAGACGGTTCAGATCCCATTTACAAAAGAAGGCGGAAATTCTGCAGTTATCTGGAGGAG GCTACCAATCTGTCCAGTAATGGCTCCGCAGTGCGAGAGGACAGAGAGCCCAAGGAAAACAAAGTGCGCTCAATGGCTTCTCAGTTGCTGGCCAAGTTTGAAAGCACACCCAGCTACACCGCCCGGAAAACACAG TCAGACTGCGAGAGGTCCTCTCTGCTGCAAACTCTTGACCTGGCTGAGAGTCTTCACATTAAACTCAGGCCTCCGGTCCCACCTAAACCTCCTCCTGAGACGCAG TTTGAAGTCAGTATCAGAAAAGCAGCAGACCACTTAGTGCCTCCAAAGACTCTACCTAAACCTCAGCTCCAGCCTGAGTCCCAGCATCCATTTTCTGTAGTGAAGCTCAGACATGTTGATCAGACGTACGCTGAGATGAAGGCCCAGCCTCAGCCTGAGAGTGCAGACCcccctgcttcttcttcttctccctcctcctgccAATCCGCAATCCATTTCATGTCAAGAGTCCTCCAGCGCCTCAGGGAGGTGGATGAACACGTCTCTGAG AAAAAAGCTCAGACACAACAGGCTAGAGAGTTTCACACAAAGAGTATAAAGGACAAGGCTGTTCACCTTAGAGGGTTGTTCTCAGCAGAAAGCTCTGCTGGACTCAAG GGCGGCCCAGTACGAAGGGCGTTCCTCCCGTCGGGTGACAAGTGTCACTCATGCGAGAAGCGTGTTTATATGGTGGAGAGGGTCTGTGCCGAGGGGCTCTACTTCCACAGGGAGTGTTTCCGCTGTTCCACCTGCAGCTCGTCCCTGCGACAGGGAGCTCATGCCTTCGACTCTCTACAGG GGAAATTGTATTGCAAACTTCATTTTGATCAACGCAAAAATGGGACAAACCTACAGAGGAACTTTTCTCTACGTTCA AGTCGTCCTGGAGCTGGAGTTCAGGAGCGATGTGCCGTTGATGGACAGAGCTCCGAGTCCAGCAGCACAGCAGACCTGCAGAGTCCATCCTCAGCAG CTTTTATTGATTATTGA
- the mical2a gene encoding F-actin-monooxygenase MICAL2 isoform X6, which yields MGETEEERDNVGKLFDDFVQASSCKGALQAFNVLCRRHDLDPADNDTFYSSLKAKVTSWKATALWSKLDKRMLHKEYKKGQACVGTKCLIIGGGPCGLRTAIELALMGAKVVVIEKRDSFSRNNVLHLWPYTIHDLRGLGAKKFYGKFCAGAIDHISIQKLQLVLLKVALIVAVEFHINVEFVKLLEPPEDQENEGVGWRAAIRPADHPVANFEFDVVVGADGRRNTLEGFKRKEFRGKLAIAITANFVNRNTTAEAKVEEISGVAFIFNQKFFLDLKEEAGIDLENIVYYRDNTHYFVMTAKKQSLLDKGVVINDYIDTEMLLCSENVNQEALLCYAREAADFGTNYQLPTLDFAMNHCGQPDVAMFDFTNMYASENAALVRERYGHQLLVALVGDSLLEPFWPMGTGCARGFLAALDTAWMVKSWAEGRTALEVLAERESIYRLLPQTTTENIAKNFDQYTSDPGTRYPNLNSSCVRPHQVRHLYVSGELNSCSLERSATIRRPVNLCRRESEIRPARLLTWCQKQTEGYRNVMITDLTSSWKSGMALCALIHRFKPQLIEFDSLNEEDHSANLQLAFDISEREFGIKSFTSVKELSDDQQLDKTRMITYLSKFYELFRGTPLPASGSRGVDENNEDYPSKEVRSNNNVLNLALPRKRVPKDEKKSDGSDPIYKRRRKFCSYLEEATNLSSNGSAVREDREPKENKVRSMASQLLAKFESTPSYTARKTQKKAQTQQAREFHTKSIKDKAVHLRGLFSAESSAGLKGGPVRRAFLPSGDKCHSCEKRVYMVERVCAEGLYFHRECFRCSTCSSSLRQGAHAFDSLQGKLYCKLHFDQRKNGTNLQRNFSLRSSRPGAGVQERCAVDGQSSESSSTADLQSPSSAGTFRSFMRKRLSWPLSVTRAVCNAPWYLSHRVRSTARALAGHLRDNAQDYAFMYELLSMSLPLLLVLQEVLLQMHTEAAPDGPGSLQPLLLWLQEQIGHRLI from the exons ATGggtgagacagaggaggagagggataaTGTGGGGAAGCTCTTTGATGACTTCGTCCAGGCCTCGAGCTGCAAGGGAGCCCTTCAGGCCTTCAACGTCCTTTGTAGGAGGCACGACCTTGACCCTGCAGACAATGACACCTTCTACAGCAGCCTGAAGGCGAAGGTCACCTCCTGGAAGGCCACGGCACTATGGAGTAAGCTGGACAAGAGGATGTTGCATAAGGAGTACAAGAAAGGCCAGGCCTGTGTGGGCACCAAG TGCCTGATCATCGGAGGAGGCCCCTGTGGCCTGCGGACGGCCATTGAGCTCGCTTTGATGGGCGCCAAAGTGGTGGTGATCGAGAAGAGAGACTCCTTCTCGAGGAACAACGTGCTGCACCTCTGGCCCTACACCATTCATGACCTGCGGGGCCTCGGGGCCAAAAAGTTTTACGGCAAATTCTGCGCCGGGGCCATAGACCACATCA GCATTCAGAAGCTGCAGCTGGTCCTACTGAAGGTCGCCCTGATTGTTGCAGTGGAGTTTCACATCAATGTCGAGTTTGTCAAGCTGTTGGAGCCTCCAGAGGATCAGGAAAATGAAG GGGTTGGGTGGAGGGCTGCAATCCGACCTGCTGATCACCCCGTGGCTAACTTTGAGTTTGACGTCGTGGTCGGGGCTGACGGACGCAGGAACACTCTGGAAG gtTTCAAAAGGAAGGAGTTCAGGGGGAAGCTGGCGATCGCCATCACAGCCAACTTTGTCAACAGGAACACTACTGCAGAGGCCAAAGTAGAGGAGATCAGCGGCGTGGCGTTCATCTTCAACCAGAAGTTCTTTCTTGACCTCAAAGAGGAAGCGG GTATCGATCTGGAGAACATCGTATACTACAGGGACAACACGCATTACTTTGTCATGACTGCCAAGAAACAGAGCCTGCTGGACAAGGGAGTCGTCATTAAT GATTACATAGACACCGAAATGCTGCTGTGCAGTGAAAATGTCAACCAGGAAGCTCTTCTGTGCTACGCCCGAGAAGCTGCTGACTTTGGCACCAACTACCAACTTCCCACGCTGGATTTTGCCATGAACCACTGCGGGCAGCCAGATGTAGCAATGTTTGACTTCACAAATATGTACGCCTCTGAGAACGCTGCTCTGGTCAGGGAGAGATATGGACACCAGTTGCTGGTAGCACTGGTTGGCGACAGTCTGCTAGAG CCCTTCTGGCCCATGGGGACGGGTTGCGCCAGAGGCTTCCTGGCTGCCCTTGACACAGCCTGGATGGTAAAGAGCTGGGCTGAGGGTCGGACAGCTCTGGAGGTGTTGGCAgagag GGAGAGTATTTACAGGCTACTTCCACAGACAACAACTGAAAACATTGCCAAAAACTTTGACCAGTACACCTCAGACCCTGGGACGCGATACCCCAACCTCAACTCCTCTTGTGTCAGACCTCACCAG GTGCGTCACTTGTACGTCAGCGGAGAGCTGAATTCCTGCTCTCTGGAGCGTTCTGCTACCATACGCCGGCCCGTCAATCTCTGCAGACGAG AGTCGGAGATCAGACCGGCGAGGCTTCTTACCTGGTGCCAGAAACAGACCGAGGGCTACAGGAATGTGATGATTACAGACTTGACGTCTTCTTGGAAAAGTGGCATGGCCCTCTGCGCCCTCATCCACAGGTTCAAACCCCAGCTGAT AGAGTTTGACTCGTTAAACGAGGAAGACCACTCCGCAAACCTCCAGCTGGCTTTTGACATCAGTGAGCGTGAATTTGGGATCAAATCCTTCACATCTGTGAAGGAGCTGAGTGACGATCAGCAGCTGGATAAGACCAGGATGATCACCTACCTGTCCAAGTTCTACGAGCTGTTCCGTGGCACACCTCTACCTGCCTCAg GTTCCAGAGGAGTGGATGAAAACAATGAAGATTATCCATCTAAGGAAGTCAGAAGTAATAATAATGTGCTTAATCTTGCACTGCCCAGGAAACGGGTCCCAAAG GATGAAAAGAAGTCAGACGGTTCAGATCCCATTTACAAAAGAAGGCGGAAATTCTGCAGTTATCTGGAGGAG GCTACCAATCTGTCCAGTAATGGCTCCGCAGTGCGAGAGGACAGAGAGCCCAAGGAAAACAAAGTGCGCTCAATGGCTTCTCAGTTGCTGGCCAAGTTTGAAAGCACACCCAGCTACACCGCCCGGAAAACACAG AAAAAAGCTCAGACACAACAGGCTAGAGAGTTTCACACAAAGAGTATAAAGGACAAGGCTGTTCACCTTAGAGGGTTGTTCTCAGCAGAAAGCTCTGCTGGACTCAAG GGCGGCCCAGTACGAAGGGCGTTCCTCCCGTCGGGTGACAAGTGTCACTCATGCGAGAAGCGTGTTTATATGGTGGAGAGGGTCTGTGCCGAGGGGCTCTACTTCCACAGGGAGTGTTTCCGCTGTTCCACCTGCAGCTCGTCCCTGCGACAGGGAGCTCATGCCTTCGACTCTCTACAGG GGAAATTGTATTGCAAACTTCATTTTGATCAACGCAAAAATGGGACAAACCTACAGAGGAACTTTTCTCTACGTTCA AGTCGTCCTGGAGCTGGAGTTCAGGAGCGATGTGCCGTTGATGGACAGAGCTCCGAGTCCAGCAGCACAGCAGACCTGCAGAGTCCATCCTCAGCAGGTACCTTCAGGTCGTTCATGAGGAAACGCCTGAGCTGGCCCCTGAGCGTGACTCGCGCTGTGTGTAACGCCCCCTGGTATCTGTCCCATCGTGTGCGTAGTACAGCGCGGGCCCTCGCCGGCCACCTGAGGGACAATGCCCAGGACTATGCGTTCATGTATGAGCTACTGAGCATGAGCTTGCCCCTGCTGCTTGTTTTACAAGAGGTACTGCTGCAGATGCACACAGAGGCTGCGCCCGACGGGCCCGGCTCTCTACAGCCTCTACTGCTGTGGCTGCAGGAGCAAATAGGGCACCGGCTCATTTAG